One window of the Mycobacterium haemophilum DSM 44634 genome contains the following:
- a CDS encoding beta-phosphoglucomutase family hydrolase, whose amino-acid sequence MSGDPLRPATPRLRSPLGLPGTVRACLFDLDGVLTDTASVHTKAWQAMFDAYLSQRAERTGEKFVPFDPAVDYLQYVDGKKREDGVRSFLSSRGITLPDGSADDSGDVETVCGLGNRKNDMFQRVLTDDGVAVFDGSRRYLEAVTDAGLGVAVVSSSANTRDVLAITGLDRFVQQRVDGITLREEHLAGKPAPDSYLRGAQLLDVAPDAAAVFEDALSGVQAGRSGNFGFVVGINRTGRVGQAEELRRSGADVVVTDLAELLPRHEPR is encoded by the coding sequence ATGAGCGGCGACCCGCTGCGCCCGGCTACGCCGCGCTTGCGATCGCCACTAGGTCTGCCGGGGACGGTGCGTGCCTGCCTGTTCGACCTCGACGGTGTACTCACCGATACCGCGAGCGTGCATACCAAGGCGTGGCAGGCCATGTTCGACGCCTACCTATCCCAACGGGCCGAGCGCACCGGAGAAAAATTCGTCCCCTTCGATCCCGCCGTGGACTACCTGCAGTACGTGGACGGCAAGAAACGCGAAGACGGGGTCCGGTCATTTCTGAGCAGTCGGGGAATCACACTGCCTGACGGCAGTGCCGACGACTCCGGCGATGTCGAGACGGTATGCGGCCTGGGCAACCGCAAAAACGACATGTTCCAGCGGGTGCTCACCGATGATGGCGTTGCGGTCTTCGACGGGTCGCGACGCTATCTGGAGGCGGTTACAGACGCGGGTCTCGGCGTAGCCGTGGTGTCGTCAAGCGCCAATACCCGCGACGTACTCGCAATCACCGGTCTGGACCGGTTTGTCCAGCAGCGGGTGGACGGCATCACCCTGCGCGAAGAGCACCTCGCCGGCAAGCCGGCCCCCGACTCGTACCTGCGCGGGGCGCAGTTGCTCGACGTCGCTCCCGACGCTGCGGCTGTATTCGAGGACGCATTGTCCGGCGTGCAGGCCGGCCGGTCCGGTAACTTCGGCTTCGTGGTGGGCATCAACCGCACGGGCCGGGTGGGCCAGGCCGAGGAACTGCGCCGCAGCGGCGCCGACGTGGTAGTCACCGATCTCGCCGAACTGCTCCCACGGCATGAGCCCCGATGA
- the guaA gene encoding glutamine-hydrolyzing GMP synthase produces the protein MADSADLDKAGPSGRPVLVVDFGAQYAQLIARRVREAQVFSEVIPHTASIEEITARDPLAIVLSGGPASVYTDGAPRLDPALFDLGLPVFGICYGFQAMAQALGGTVAHTGTSEYGRTELKVLGGDLHSGLPGVQPVWMSHGDAVTAAPDGFDVVASSAGAPVAAFENRDRRLAGVQYHPEVLHTPHGQQVLSRFLHDFAGLGADWTAANITGVLVEQVRAQIGDGHAICGLSGGVDSAVAAALVQRAIGDRLTCVFVDHGLLRDGERAQVQRDFVAATGAKLVTVDVADTFLQALSGVTNPEGKRKIIGRQFIRAFEGAVRDVLGDNASDSEIEFLVQGTLYPDVVESGGGSGTANIKSHHNVGGLPDDLKFKLVEPLRLLFKDEVRAVGRQLGLPEEIVARQPFPGPGLGIRIVGEVTAERLDTLRRADSIAREELTAAGLDHQIWQCPVVLLADVRSVGVQGDNRSYGHPIVLRPVSSEDAMTADWTRVPYEVLECISTRITNEVAEVNRVVLDITSKPPGTIEWE, from the coding sequence GTGGCCGACTCTGCTGACCTCGACAAGGCTGGACCGTCTGGCCGCCCCGTGTTGGTGGTTGACTTCGGCGCACAGTACGCGCAGCTGATCGCCCGCCGGGTTCGAGAGGCACAGGTTTTTTCCGAGGTAATCCCACACACCGCCTCGATCGAGGAGATCACCGCCCGTGATCCGCTGGCGATTGTGCTTTCCGGCGGACCGGCCAGTGTCTACACCGACGGTGCTCCGCGGCTCGATCCGGCGCTGTTCGATCTCGGTCTGCCGGTGTTCGGGATCTGCTACGGGTTTCAGGCCATGGCGCAGGCGCTCGGCGGGACTGTCGCCCATACTGGGACCAGCGAATATGGCCGGACAGAGCTGAAAGTCCTTGGCGGTGACCTACATTCAGGCCTGCCCGGTGTTCAGCCGGTCTGGATGAGCCATGGTGACGCGGTCACCGCCGCGCCGGACGGATTCGACGTGGTGGCCAGCAGCGCGGGTGCTCCAGTGGCCGCCTTCGAGAACCGGGACCGGCGCCTGGCCGGGGTGCAGTATCACCCAGAGGTGCTGCACACCCCACACGGGCAGCAAGTACTCAGCCGGTTTCTGCACGATTTCGCTGGGCTCGGCGCGGATTGGACGGCGGCCAACATCACCGGTGTGCTGGTCGAGCAGGTGCGTGCCCAGATCGGCGATGGCCATGCGATCTGCGGCCTGTCCGGCGGTGTGGATTCCGCGGTGGCCGCGGCACTGGTGCAACGCGCCATCGGAGACCGATTGACGTGTGTCTTTGTCGATCATGGTCTGCTGCGGGACGGTGAGCGCGCACAGGTGCAGCGCGATTTCGTCGCCGCCACCGGCGCCAAGCTGGTCACCGTCGACGTGGCCGACACCTTCCTGCAGGCGCTGTCGGGTGTGACCAACCCCGAGGGCAAGCGCAAGATCATCGGGCGGCAGTTCATCCGGGCATTCGAGGGTGCAGTACGGGATGTGTTGGGCGACAACGCATCTGATTCCGAGATTGAGTTTCTGGTGCAGGGCACGCTGTATCCGGATGTGGTGGAGTCCGGTGGGGGCAGCGGCACCGCGAACATCAAGAGCCACCACAATGTCGGTGGTCTGCCCGACGACCTGAAATTCAAGCTCGTCGAGCCGCTGCGGTTGCTGTTCAAAGACGAGGTGCGCGCGGTCGGTCGACAGTTGGGCCTGCCGGAGGAAATCGTTGCGCGCCAACCGTTTCCGGGTCCGGGTCTGGGCATCCGGATCGTCGGCGAGGTCACTGCCGAGCGGCTGGACACGCTGCGGCGAGCCGACTCGATCGCGCGTGAGGAGCTGACCGCGGCGGGTCTGGACCACCAGATCTGGCAGTGCCCGGTAGTACTGCTGGCTGACGTCCGGTCGGTCGGTGTGCAGGGAGACAACCGCAGCTATGGACACCCAATCGTGCTGCGGCCGGTGTCCAGTGAGGACGCTATGACCGCCGATTGGACCCGGGTGCCCTACGAGGTGTTGGAGTGCATCTCGACGCGCATCACCAACGAGGTAGCCGAGGTTAACCGCGTGGTGCTGGACATCACCAGTAAACCGCCCGGTACCATCGAGTGGGAATAG
- a CDS encoding inositol-3-phosphate synthase, which produces MSKHNPVAALNEVRVAIVGVGNCASSLVQGVEYYQNADDTSTVPGLMHVRFGPYHVRDVKFVAAFDVDAKKVGFDLSDAIFASENNTIKIADVAPSNVVVQRGPTLDGIGNNYANTIELSDAEPVDVVQALRDAKVDVLVSYLPVGSEKADKFYAQCAIDARVAFVNALPVFIASDPVWAKKFADAGVPIIGDDIKSQVGATITHRVMAKLFEDRGVQLDRTMQLNIGGNMDFLNMCEPERVESKEISKTKSVLSNMQRELTPKDLHIGMAGHMAWLDDRKWAYVRLEGRGFGDAPVNLEYKLEVWDSPNSAGIIIDAVRAAKIAKDRGIGGPVIAASAYLMKSPPKQLSDEIARAQLEEFISGT; this is translated from the coding sequence ATGAGTAAGCACAATCCGGTGGCGGCGCTGAATGAGGTCCGAGTCGCCATTGTCGGCGTGGGCAACTGCGCGTCCTCGCTGGTTCAGGGCGTCGAGTACTACCAAAACGCCGACGACACCTCCACGGTGCCCGGTCTCATGCATGTCCGGTTCGGCCCCTACCACGTGCGCGACGTTAAGTTCGTAGCGGCCTTCGACGTGGACGCCAAGAAGGTCGGCTTCGATCTGTCGGACGCGATCTTCGCCTCGGAGAACAACACCATCAAGATCGCCGACGTGGCGCCCAGCAACGTAGTGGTGCAGCGCGGGCCGACGCTGGACGGCATCGGCAACAACTACGCCAACACCATTGAGCTGTCCGATGCCGAGCCCGTCGACGTGGTCCAAGCGCTGCGGGACGCCAAGGTCGACGTACTGGTGTCCTACCTGCCGGTGGGTTCCGAAAAGGCCGACAAGTTCTACGCCCAGTGCGCCATCGACGCCCGCGTGGCGTTCGTGAACGCGCTGCCGGTGTTCATCGCCTCCGACCCGGTGTGGGCCAAAAAGTTCGCCGACGCTGGTGTGCCCATTATCGGCGACGACATCAAGAGCCAGGTCGGCGCCACCATCACCCACCGGGTGATGGCCAAGCTGTTCGAGGACCGCGGTGTGCAGCTGGACCGCACCATGCAGCTCAACATTGGCGGCAACATGGACTTCCTGAACATGTGCGAGCCGGAGCGGGTGGAATCCAAGGAGATCTCCAAGACCAAGTCCGTGCTATCCAACATGCAGCGCGAGCTCACCCCCAAGGACCTACACATCGGAATGGCCGGTCACATGGCCTGGCTTGATGACCGCAAATGGGCCTATGTGCGGCTGGAGGGCCGCGGTTTCGGCGACGCGCCGGTGAACCTGGAATACAAGCTCGAGGTGTGGGACTCGCCGAACTCGGCGGGCATCATCATCGACGCGGTGCGCGCGGCAAAGATCGCCAAGGACCGCGGAATCGGCGGACCAGTGATCGCGGCGTCGGCCTACCTGATGAAGAGCCCGCCGAAGCAGCTATCCGACGAGATCGCGCGTGCCCAGCTCGAAGAGTTCATCTCGGGTACTTAG
- a CDS encoding diguanylate cyclase domain-containing protein — translation MADIAAGGVDHTTGCDAEQYFQTIVTSMADGVVVVGVDGRIESVNPAATQMLGLRAHDVVDMKRGHPFVFYDTDNQRVDPERDVMRIVRHEVTTISKVVGIDRPDGQRLWLSVNVSLLASADPPHSALVVSFSDISAHHLSIERLAYEATHDCLTGLANRRFAEDQITKSLQHDEHSRLAAVLFLDLDDFKVINDSLGHDVGDAVLQTVAQRLRAAVRPDDIVARLGGDEFVVLLRGPLSDTNANDVADRLHATLSEPLVVDQLTVPIGASVGILEVRPDDRRRAADILRDVDSAMYAAKSKKQFAVTPQQLVPFVALIALFVFFTAAAGAKFYAPSNLLVILQQTVVLAIVGYGMTFVIVAGSVDLSVGSIVALTGVTVALIAAQNQFAAIVIALLVGLAAGIVNGIVFAYGKIPSFVGTLGMLQVCRGLTLMISDGAAKPMPFHGILGSMGAMPWILIIGFLVTILAGILFQFTMFGRWVKAVGGNERVATLAGVPTRGIKVAIFAVCGLMAGVGGVVLASRLGSGTPTAATGFEIDVIAAVVIGGTPLTGGLGRLSGTLIGAVIISMVSNGMVFMGVGGAASQIIKGVMLAAAVFVFLQRRKIGIIK, via the coding sequence GTGGCCGACATTGCAGCAGGGGGCGTCGATCACACAACGGGGTGCGACGCCGAACAATATTTCCAAACGATTGTCACATCAATGGCCGACGGAGTCGTTGTGGTAGGCGTCGACGGACGAATTGAGTCCGTTAATCCCGCCGCTACTCAGATGCTTGGCTTACGAGCCCACGATGTCGTGGATATGAAGCGTGGCCATCCATTCGTCTTCTACGATACGGACAATCAGCGGGTTGACCCCGAGCGCGACGTCATGCGCATCGTGCGACACGAAGTGACAACGATAAGCAAAGTCGTCGGCATCGACCGACCCGACGGCCAACGGTTGTGGCTATCGGTAAACGTGAGCTTGCTTGCGTCTGCGGATCCTCCGCACTCTGCACTCGTAGTCTCGTTTTCCGACATTTCCGCCCACCACCTTTCCATCGAACGGCTCGCCTACGAGGCGACCCACGACTGTCTCACCGGTCTTGCCAACCGCCGGTTCGCGGAAGACCAGATCACCAAATCACTGCAGCATGACGAACACTCTCGATTAGCTGCCGTACTGTTTCTTGACCTCGACGATTTCAAAGTCATCAACGACTCACTAGGCCACGACGTAGGTGACGCGGTGTTGCAGACCGTAGCGCAACGACTGCGCGCGGCCGTTCGGCCCGACGATATCGTCGCGCGACTGGGCGGAGACGAGTTCGTCGTCCTACTCCGGGGTCCCCTTTCGGACACAAATGCTAACGATGTTGCAGACAGACTGCACGCAACACTGTCTGAGCCACTTGTCGTCGACCAGCTCACGGTGCCTATCGGAGCGAGTGTGGGCATTCTTGAGGTAAGACCCGACGATCGACGGCGGGCCGCTGACATCCTGCGTGACGTTGACTCCGCGATGTACGCAGCTAAGAGCAAGAAACAATTCGCCGTCACGCCGCAGCAGCTGGTGCCGTTCGTCGCGCTGATCGCACTGTTTGTGTTTTTCACCGCTGCGGCCGGCGCTAAGTTCTACGCACCCTCAAATCTGCTGGTCATTCTCCAGCAAACCGTGGTGCTGGCGATCGTCGGATACGGCATGACCTTCGTGATCGTGGCGGGCTCCGTTGACCTATCGGTGGGCTCGATCGTCGCATTGACCGGAGTCACCGTGGCACTCATAGCAGCACAGAACCAATTCGCGGCGATCGTCATCGCCCTGCTGGTGGGGTTGGCCGCCGGGATCGTCAACGGCATCGTTTTTGCCTACGGGAAGATTCCGTCGTTCGTTGGCACCCTCGGCATGCTTCAAGTCTGCCGCGGTCTCACCCTGATGATCAGCGACGGCGCCGCCAAACCGATGCCGTTTCACGGAATATTGGGCTCAATGGGAGCCATGCCGTGGATCCTCATCATCGGTTTTCTCGTCACGATCCTGGCGGGGATCCTGTTCCAATTCACTATGTTTGGGCGGTGGGTCAAAGCCGTCGGCGGCAACGAACGTGTCGCAACGTTGGCCGGAGTGCCCACCCGCGGGATCAAAGTCGCGATTTTCGCGGTCTGTGGCCTGATGGCGGGCGTCGGTGGTGTCGTGCTTGCCTCCCGCCTCGGAAGCGGGACACCCACTGCAGCAACCGGTTTCGAGATCGATGTCATCGCCGCAGTCGTCATCGGCGGCACGCCCCTCACCGGCGGACTGGGACGACTCAGCGGAACGTTGATCGGTGCGGTAATCATCTCGATGGTCTCCAACGGCATGGTGTTCATGGGTGTTGGGGGCGCCGCCTCGCAGATCATCAAGGGAGTTATGCTCGCCGCTGCGGTTTTTGTCTTCCTGCAACGCCGCAAGATCGGCATCATCAAGTGA
- a CDS encoding substrate-binding domain-containing protein, with amino-acid sequence MSTGMGIPLRAARIMLILGLLLAILPACGSSGPHHKLMIGVSYPTANSPFWNAYTRFIDEGGHQLGVDINAVSAEEDEQKQLSDVENLISQGIDGLIVTPQSTSIAPTLLWTAAKAKIPVVVVDRYPGYAPGQNKNADYVAFLGPNDEKAGSGIAEALIAEGGSKFLALGGMPGNSVAQGRKAGLKSALTAVGDQLVQFQYAGDSEDKGLAAAENMLQAHPTGDANAIWCFNDNLCQGAIKAARNANREKEFVFGGMDLTPQAIAAIENGYYTVSFGAHWLEGGFGLAVLYRKIHGQDPVEQVVKLDLLKVDKSNVAKFKARYIDNTPHYDLKSITPFDMTITLN; translated from the coding sequence ATGAGCACGGGTATGGGCATACCGCTGCGCGCGGCTCGCATCATGCTGATCCTGGGACTGCTACTGGCAATCCTGCCGGCGTGCGGTTCCTCAGGGCCACATCACAAGCTAATGATCGGTGTGTCCTACCCGACCGCAAACAGTCCGTTCTGGAATGCCTACACACGCTTTATCGACGAGGGAGGCCATCAACTCGGTGTCGATATCAACGCCGTGTCGGCTGAAGAAGACGAACAAAAGCAGCTGTCCGACGTGGAGAACCTCATCAGCCAAGGCATCGACGGGCTGATCGTCACCCCCCAGTCAACCTCGATCGCTCCCACGCTGCTGTGGACCGCCGCCAAGGCAAAGATCCCGGTGGTCGTCGTCGACCGTTACCCCGGATATGCCCCGGGGCAGAACAAGAACGCTGACTATGTGGCCTTCCTGGGGCCCAATGATGAGAAAGCCGGCAGCGGCATTGCTGAGGCCCTCATCGCTGAGGGGGGGTCGAAGTTCCTTGCCCTCGGCGGCATGCCCGGCAACTCGGTGGCCCAGGGCCGCAAGGCTGGCCTGAAATCGGCGCTCACGGCAGTCGGTGACCAGCTTGTGCAGTTTCAGTACGCCGGTGACAGCGAAGACAAAGGCCTTGCCGCTGCCGAGAACATGCTGCAAGCACACCCCACCGGCGACGCTAACGCCATCTGGTGCTTCAACGACAACCTCTGCCAAGGCGCGATCAAGGCCGCACGCAACGCCAATCGTGAGAAGGAATTCGTCTTCGGGGGAATGGATTTGACACCGCAAGCAATCGCAGCGATCGAAAACGGGTACTACACCGTCAGCTTTGGCGCCCATTGGCTAGAGGGCGGGTTCGGGCTGGCCGTCCTCTACCGCAAAATTCACGGCCAAGATCCCGTTGAGCAGGTGGTGAAGCTCGACCTGCTCAAGGTTGACAAGTCCAACGTCGCCAAGTTCAAGGCCCGCTACATCGATAACACACCGCACTACGACTTGAAGTCGATCACCCCGTTCGACATGACGATTACCTTGAACTGA
- a CDS encoding nucleoside hydrolase — protein MNPVFVDVDTGIDDAVALVYLLASADADLVGIASTGGNIEVEQVCANNLGLLELCRAAAIPVCKGADEPLSGQWPEHAKFHGPKGLGYAELPSTERRIASYDATTAWIAAARANAGNLIGLVTGPLTNLALALRAEPALPTLLRRLVIMGGVFDGSGQGNVAAEWNIRVDPEAASEVFAAWAGQQQLPIVCGLDLTRQVVMTPDILAKLVSTAGPSPLIQVIGDALRFYFESHQARDLGYVAYMHDPLAAAVALDPDLVTTRAATVEVELADPRGLTVADWSSDRKPNALIGIGVDPAAFFDRLIGRVGPFAGRAHRT, from the coding sequence ATGAACCCCGTTTTCGTCGACGTCGACACCGGCATCGATGATGCCGTGGCGTTGGTATATCTGCTGGCCAGCGCTGACGCCGATCTCGTCGGCATCGCCTCGACCGGCGGAAATATTGAAGTCGAGCAGGTGTGCGCGAACAACCTCGGCTTGCTCGAATTGTGCCGGGCCGCGGCCATACCCGTGTGCAAAGGCGCCGACGAGCCACTGAGCGGCCAGTGGCCTGAGCACGCAAAATTCCACGGCCCCAAAGGTTTAGGCTATGCCGAGCTGCCCTCCACTGAACGCCGGATTGCCAGTTACGACGCCACGACGGCCTGGATAGCTGCGGCTCGAGCCAACGCGGGGAACCTGATCGGCCTCGTCACCGGGCCGCTGACCAACCTGGCTTTGGCACTGCGCGCCGAGCCGGCACTCCCGACGCTGCTGCGCCGACTGGTGATCATGGGCGGCGTGTTCGACGGCTCCGGCCAGGGTAACGTCGCGGCAGAATGGAACATCAGGGTGGACCCAGAGGCAGCGAGCGAGGTATTTGCGGCTTGGGCTGGGCAACAACAACTTCCGATCGTATGCGGCTTGGATCTGACCCGGCAGGTGGTAATGACGCCGGACATCCTCGCCAAGCTGGTGTCTACCGCAGGTCCGTCTCCGTTGATCCAGGTGATCGGGGACGCGCTGCGGTTCTACTTCGAGTCTCACCAGGCTCGCGACCTAGGTTACGTGGCATATATGCATGATCCGCTGGCCGCAGCGGTCGCGCTGGACCCGGACTTGGTGACGACCCGGGCCGCGACGGTGGAGGTCGAGCTGGCAGATCCGCGCGGCTTGACGGTCGCCGACTGGTCCTCGGATCGAAAGCCCAACGCCCTGATCGGCATTGGCGTAGACCCTGCGGCGTTTTTCGACCGGCTGATTGGGCGGGTCGGACCGTTCGCAGGTCGGGCACACCGAACGTAA
- a CDS encoding EspA/EspE family type VII secretion system effector: MSRAFIIDPTISAIEGLHALLGIGVPDDGGILYSSLSFFEKALEDLASAFPNGGWLGAAADKYAGKTRNHVNLFQGLADLDRDLINLIHDQANSVQTTRDILDGAKRALEFVRPVAVDMTYVPIVGYAISAAFQAPACAAAMVAVGGGLAYLLVKTAINTARFVALLARLAQLLAAAIADVISDVVDIIKGILEELWQFIAGALAGLKELWDKLTGWVSGLFSQWWSNLSSLFTGVPGLSGATSGLSQVTGLFSAAGLSGLPGSSGLVSAESLASSAGLPSLVGFEGGSGLVGLPQVAQVHAASIRQGLRPRGDGPAGTSMEQLGGQPERVSAQGSQDMGGPQGMGGPQGMGGMHPASATSKGMTTKKYSEGAAAATDDAERAPVDAESGGGKRVVTRHVV, from the coding sequence ATGAGTAGAGCGTTCATCATTGATCCAACGATAAGTGCCATTGAGGGTTTGCACGCCCTCCTGGGGATCGGAGTACCTGACGACGGGGGCATACTCTACTCTTCATTATCGTTCTTCGAAAAAGCTCTTGAGGACCTGGCATCGGCGTTTCCTAATGGTGGCTGGCTAGGTGCCGCCGCGGATAAATACGCCGGTAAAACCCGTAATCATGTGAATTTATTCCAGGGGCTGGCGGATCTGGATCGTGATCTCATAAACCTGATCCATGACCAGGCCAACTCGGTCCAGACGACACGCGATATTCTGGATGGCGCAAAGCGGGCGCTTGAGTTCGTGCGTCCGGTGGCTGTGGACATGACCTACGTCCCGATTGTCGGGTATGCCATATCGGCGGCCTTCCAGGCGCCGGCTTGCGCAGCCGCCATGGTCGCAGTGGGCGGCGGGCTTGCTTACCTGCTCGTAAAGACGGCGATCAACACGGCCAGATTCGTCGCCTTGCTGGCTCGATTGGCGCAGTTGTTGGCGGCCGCCATCGCGGACGTCATTTCGGATGTGGTGGACATAATCAAGGGCATCTTGGAAGAACTGTGGCAGTTCATAGCGGGCGCGCTAGCGGGCCTGAAGGAACTTTGGGACAAGCTCACCGGGTGGGTCTCTGGACTGTTCTCGCAATGGTGGTCGAACCTGTCCTCCTTGTTTACCGGAGTCCCTGGCTTGAGTGGCGCGACCAGCGGCTTGTCCCAGGTGACTGGCTTGTTCAGCGCGGCCGGTTTATCCGGTTTACCCGGTTCGTCCGGGTTGGTCAGCGCGGAAAGTTTAGCGAGCTCAGCCGGCTTGCCCAGCTTGGTCGGCTTTGAGGGCGGGTCCGGCTTGGTGGGCTTGCCGCAAGTGGCTCAGGTGCATGCCGCCTCGATTCGGCAGGGGCTGCGTCCCCGGGGTGATGGCCCGGCCGGAACCTCTATGGAGCAGCTCGGCGGGCAGCCGGAGAGGGTCTCCGCGCAAGGCTCCCAAGATATGGGCGGCCCCCAAGGTATGGGTGGTCCCCAAGGTATGGGCGGCATGCATCCCGCTTCGGCGACGTCGAAAGGTATGACGACGAAGAAGTACTCGGAAGGCGCGGCGGCGGCCACAGACGATGCGGAGCGCGCGCCAGTAGACGCTGAATCAGGCGGTGGCAAACGGGTGGTGACGCGACACGTCGTTTAA
- a CDS encoding ESX-1 secretion-associated protein, whose protein sequence is MTDNLTVQPEHLGALASYHDNAAVGASSGVDAAAGLGESVAITHGSYCSQFNNTLKMYETTRNALGSSLHAAGVDLAKNLRAAARIYLEADETCGKDIDSVFG, encoded by the coding sequence ATGACAGATAACTTGACGGTTCAGCCCGAGCACCTGGGTGCACTGGCGTCGTACCACGACAACGCGGCGGTCGGTGCCTCTTCCGGAGTCGATGCTGCCGCTGGACTAGGCGAATCAGTGGCGATCACTCATGGTTCGTACTGCTCGCAGTTCAACAACACGTTAAAAATGTATGAGACCACCCGCAACGCTCTTGGCTCGTCCTTACATGCGGCCGGTGTCGATCTCGCTAAGAATCTGCGAGCCGCGGCGCGCATATATCTTGAGGCCGACGAAACGTGTGGCAAGGATATCGACTCGGTGTTCGGCTGA
- a CDS encoding ESX-1 secretion-associated protein has product MTGHVHVSPEFLNALQRIHNNASTDLQSTGNMASGLSQSVSTTHGSYCSLFNNAFAQFETIRSTAVSRLQSVAELLADNLHKAGTAYQKADEGGADLIKQTTFQWPNF; this is encoded by the coding sequence ATGACAGGACATGTGCACGTCTCGCCAGAGTTCCTCAACGCGTTGCAGCGCATTCACAACAATGCATCAACCGATCTCCAATCCACAGGGAACATGGCCAGTGGGTTGAGCCAGTCGGTCTCGACCACTCACGGGTCATACTGCTCACTGTTCAATAATGCTTTCGCACAGTTTGAAACGATCCGCAGCACCGCGGTTTCGCGCCTGCAATCAGTCGCCGAGCTGCTCGCTGACAATCTGCACAAGGCCGGCACTGCTTACCAGAAGGCCGACGAAGGCGGAGCCGACCTCATCAAGCAGACCACATTTCAGTGGCCAAATTTCTGA
- a CDS encoding EspA/EspE family type VII secretion system effector yields the protein MSLYIIDTSLSVIEDLQWLLGSGTPTTGSIFGASSSRFSQTAKDQRSAAPGDNWTGAAAEKYSTQNQLQVVREEIMADVDYITGTLVSKQAEAVQNARDRLASAKSFLGTMRSVAKVLNDIPLIGGGLADAFELLVCPPTMTMVTATMSYLAYQTAENAASLIATIAQLAELVTELVYYEVKQFIEDIESDISFVVTELELALETAWAEISNFFSGIENAVEDVVSDIGSELRNLYYDVESEVENLMGWGNGAGFGASAFTALPSSLGSLTSLTSLPSMSQVGATAATGASSLPHLADMARLPNPIQSAHLASSTTLSNLGQNVSQMRALSSEVRPISNLGQTGSLGQAAEHAPTLGSPAHADAQAAQQGGMPGGAPMHRAAAHDESRRGAASGAPAEAERAPVNATKEVPETPKKATIVVKASAPKS from the coding sequence ATGAGTCTCTACATCATCGATACATCGCTCAGTGTCATCGAGGACCTGCAATGGTTGCTTGGATCTGGAACTCCGACCACGGGAAGCATATTCGGTGCCAGCTCGTCGCGTTTCTCCCAAACCGCTAAAGACCAGCGCTCGGCCGCACCGGGCGACAATTGGACGGGTGCCGCCGCTGAAAAGTATTCAACCCAGAACCAACTTCAAGTCGTCCGCGAAGAGATTATGGCGGATGTGGACTACATAACGGGAACCCTCGTATCAAAGCAGGCCGAAGCGGTCCAGAATGCGCGAGACCGGTTGGCGTCCGCGAAGAGCTTTCTTGGGACAATGCGATCCGTCGCCAAAGTTCTTAACGATATTCCGCTTATTGGCGGGGGACTCGCCGACGCATTTGAATTGCTGGTTTGTCCCCCGACGATGACCATGGTTACGGCCACGATGTCGTATTTGGCCTATCAGACGGCAGAAAACGCGGCATCGCTGATCGCGACGATCGCGCAATTAGCCGAACTCGTAACGGAGCTGGTCTACTACGAAGTGAAACAATTCATAGAAGACATCGAGTCCGACATCAGCTTCGTTGTGACCGAATTGGAGCTCGCCTTGGAGACCGCCTGGGCGGAAATCAGCAACTTCTTCTCCGGAATAGAGAACGCCGTGGAGGACGTCGTGTCCGATATCGGCTCGGAGCTGCGCAACCTTTACTACGACGTGGAGTCCGAGGTGGAGAACCTCATGGGGTGGGGCAACGGCGCAGGCTTCGGCGCGTCTGCGTTCACCGCGCTGCCTAGTAGCTTGGGCTCGCTGACCTCCTTGACCTCCTTGCCCAGCATGAGTCAAGTTGGCGCGACCGCCGCAACCGGCGCAAGCTCCTTGCCCCACCTGGCCGACATGGCGCGCCTGCCCAACCCGATCCAGTCCGCGCACCTGGCCAGTTCGACGACGCTGAGCAACCTGGGTCAAAACGTCAGTCAGATGCGTGCGCTGTCCTCAGAGGTCCGCCCGATCAGCAACCTGGGTCAGACCGGCAGCCTTGGCCAGGCCGCCGAGCATGCACCGACGCTTGGCTCGCCGGCGCATGCAGACGCACAGGCGGCGCAACAAGGCGGTATGCCGGGAGGCGCCCCGATGCACCGAGCCGCCGCTCATGACGAGAGCAGGAGAGGCGCGGCTTCGGGCGCACCAGCCGAGGCGGAGCGCGCACCTGTCAATGCCACCAAGGAGGTTCCCGAAACCCCCAAGAAGGCCACCATCGTTGTTAAGGCCAGCGCACCAAAGTCGTAG